One genomic segment of Candidatus Krumholzibacteriia bacterium includes these proteins:
- a CDS encoding phosphatase PAP2 family protein: protein SSTIFGLALALSVLFPRWRVLWFALAAVVALSRVITAAHYPSDVIVGAYIGLTFGAAWATWLTRRERIRGRQPVFAEAGARD from the coding sequence CTCGAGCACGATCTTCGGCCTGGCCCTGGCGCTGTCGGTGTTGTTCCCGCGGTGGCGGGTGCTGTGGTTCGCGCTGGCCGCCGTGGTCGCCCTGAGCCGCGTGATCACCGCGGCCCATTACCCGAGCGACGTGATCGTGGGAGCCTACATCGGGCTGACGTTCGGTGCGGCCTGGGCGACGTGGTTGACGCGGCGCGAGCGGATCCGCGGCCGGCAACCGGTGTTCGCGGAGGCCGGGGCGCGGGACTGA